A single genomic interval of Armigeres subalbatus isolate Guangzhou_Male chromosome 1, GZ_Asu_2, whole genome shotgun sequence harbors:
- the LOC134203661 gene encoding partner of bursicon, giving the protein MYRFVTGQIFAAFCCMSLLPQLLYRSVSVEGQHQPGDETCETLPSEIHLIKEEYDELGRLYRTCNGDVTVNKCEGKCNSQVQPSVITATGFLKECYCCRETFLRERQLQLTHCYDPDGVRMMDHDSATMEIHMKEPIDCKCYKCGDLVR; this is encoded by the exons ATGTATCGGTTTGTAACGGGTCAGATCTTCGCAGCGTTTTGCTGCATGTCACTACTTCCGCAACTTTTGTACCGATCCGTATCAGTGGAGGGCCAACACCAACCTGGGGATGAAACCTGTGAAACTCTTCcgtcggaaattcatttgataaAAG AGGAGTACGATGAGCTGGGCCGTCTCTATCGAACCTGTAACGGGGATGTAACGGTGAACAAATGCGAAGGCAAGTGCAACAGCCAGGTGCAACCGTCGGTGATTACCGCCACCGGGTTCCTCAAGGAGTGCTACTGCTGCCGGGAAACGTTCCTGCGCGAGCGCCAGCTGCAGCTGACTCATTGCTACGATCCGGATGGTGTCCGCATGATGGACCACGACTCGGCAACGATGGAAATCCACATGAAGGAACCGATCGATTGCAAATGCTACAAGTGTGGTGATTTGGTTCGCTAA